A window from Malassezia japonica chromosome 1, complete sequence encodes these proteins:
- the ubp14 gene encoding ubiquitinyl hydrolase 1 (COG:O; MEROPS:MER0005430; EggNog:ENOG503NX3U) translates to MNVCAHYTDAERRLAPPAGQDVYKDECLLCFDSADVPSGVSVCATCFQAGCLGDRSHAGLHYHKSEHPIVVTLTRTPKPRAPLTKLQVVERPEEEEYTYSWTPRCVACDPTHGRELPKTDVLTAVAEGILRATSSAHKAEVQAWEEEVVPCEHTKHLAQTDATPLELANAACAECGLTSNLWLCLSCGHLGCGRAQFGGVAGNSHGLAHFEASGHPCSVKQGTITAEGTGDVYCYACNDARVDPALGEHLAHFGMNVAEQSKTEKSMTELQLEQNARFDFSMTTDDGRALEPLFGPGYTGLRNLGNSCYMASVLQALFALPAFQARYNSTEHAQHIAECSAMPAACLACQLGKLADGLLSGRYAVPRPGAEGEVAFQAGIKPAMLKALLGRGHAEFGTMRQQDADEFLQHFVQKVHNEPHPDVDPTHALSYALEHRLQCTQCKRVRYSEEPREVGVALPVAVRERASDDRHADAASGRLYEPVTLKESLAAFTTPESLPYHCPACHTEVTAEKTTKFKTFPEVLVVQAQRFQLVNWVPQKVNVPFQVPLEGELDIAAFQGHGMQSSEEALPDDAAPDTVDLEALSMLTAMGFSENRARRALDAAGNAEAAANWLFERMEDASLDAPLGESKPDTSMLEEMGFSSAQATKALRLTGNPEAAVAWLFEHPDDTGDVDAPSGPPATPGLVDAPRYRLASFITHRGPSVHSGHYVAHVHHGTEPKEGWAFFNDEKVVRAPFAREPEASNDSSVEHLSELAYLYVFHRV, encoded by the exons ATGAACGTCTGTGCGCACTATaccgatgccgagcgccggctggcgccgccggcggggCAGGACGTGTACAAAGACGAGTGCCTCTTGTGCTTTGACTCGGCAGACGTGCCGAGTGGCGTGAGTGTGTGCGCCACCTGCTTCCAGGCGGggtgcctcggcgaccgATCGCACGCCGGGCTGCACTACCACAAGAGCGAGCACCCGATCGTCGTGACGCTCACACGCACGCCCaagccgcgtgcgccgctgacCAAGCTGCAGGtggtcgagcgcccggaggaggaggagtACACGTATAGctggacgccgcgctgtgTCGCGTGCGATCCGACGCACGGGCGCGAGCTGCCCAAGACGGACGTGCtgacggccgtcgccgagggcATCCTGCGCGCCACCTCGTCCGCACacaaggccgaggtgcaggcgTGGGAAGAAGAGGTCGTGCCGTGCGAGCACACCAAGCACCTCGCACAGACCGAcgccacgccgctcgagctcgccaatGCGGCATGCGCCGAGTGCGGCCTGACGTCGAACCTGTGGCTCTGCCTGTCGTGCGGCCACCTCGggtgcggccgcgcgcagtttggcggcgtcgcgggcaACAGCCACGGCCTCGCACACTTTGAGGCGTCGGGGCACCCCTGCAGCGTCAAGCAGGGCACCATCACCGCAGAAGGCACCGGCGACGTGTACTGCTACGCGTGCAACGACGCGCGTGTCGAtccggcgctcggcgagcacctcgcACACTTTGGCATgaacgtcgccgagcagagCAAGACGGAAAAGAGCATgaccgagctgcagctTGAGCAGAATGCACGCTTCGACTTTAGCATGACCAccgacgacggccgcgcgctcgagccgctgtTTGGGCCGGGATACACGGGCCTGCGCAACCTCGGCAACAGCTGCTACATGGCCTCggtgctgcaggcgctcttTGCCTTGCCCGCGTTCCAGGCGCGGTACAACTCGACGGAGCACGCCCAGCACATTGCCGAGTGCAGCGCGATGCCGGCCGCGTGCCTCGCGTGCCAGCTGGGAAAGCTGGCCGACGGCCTGCTCTCGGGCCGCTACGCCGTGCCGCGTCCGGGCGCCGAGGGAGAAGTGGCGTTCCAGGCTGGCATCAAGCCGGCCATGCTCAAGGCGCTCCTGGGCCGAGGCCACGCCGAGTTTGGCACAATGCGCCAGCAGGACGCCGACGAGTTCCTGCAGCACTTTGTGCAAAAGGTGCACAACGAGCCGCACCCGGACGTCGATCCGACACACGCCTTGTCGTACGCGCTCGAACACCGCCTGCAGTGCACACAGTGCAAGCGCGTGCGGTACAGCGAAGAGCCCCGcgaggtcggcgtcgcgctcccggtcgcggtgcgcgagcgcgcgtcggACGACCGGCACGCGGACGCGGCTAGCGGCAGGCTCTACGAGCCAGTGACGCTCAAAGAAAGCCTCGCTGCATTCACCACACCCGAGTCGTTGCCCTACCACTGCCCGGCGTGCCACACCGAGGTCACGGCAGAAAAGACGACCAAGTTCAAGACCTTCCCAGAagtgctcgtcgtccaggCACAGCGGTTCCAACTGGTGAACTGGGTGCCGCAAAAGGTCAATGTCCCGTTCCaggtgccgctcgagggcgagctcgacatTGCCGCCTTCCAGGGCCACGGCATGCAGAGCAGCGAAGAGGCGCTTCCGGACGATGCAGCGCCGGACAcggtcgacctcgaggcgctgagcATGCTCACGGCCATGGGCTTTAGCGAGaaccgcgcgcgccgcgcgctggacgccgccggaaacgccgaggcggccgccaACTGGCTCTTTGAGCGCATGGAAGACGCGTCGctggacgcgccgctcggcgagtcCAAGCCGGACACGTCGATGCTCGAAGAGATGGGATTCAGCTCAGCGCAGGCTACCAAAGCACTGCGCCTCACGGGCAACCCCGAGGCGGCAGTGGCGTGGCTCTTTGAGCACCCCGACGACAcgggcgacgtcgacgcgccgagcgggccgccggcgacgccaggcctcgtcgacgccccGCGCTACCGCCTCGCGAGCTTCATCACACACCGCGGCCCGTCGGTGCACAGCGGCCACTATGTCGCCCACGTCCACCACGGCACCGAGCCCAAGGAGGGCTGGGCGTTCTTCAACGACGAAAAGGTCGTCCGTGCGCCGTTTGCACGCGAGCCGGAGGCGTCGAACGACTCGAGTGTCGAGCATCTCTCGGAGCT CGCCTATCTCTACGTCTTCCACCGCGTCTAG
- the SRV2 gene encoding suppressor of rasval19 (EggNog:ENOG503NXBZ; BUSCO:EOG09262KZ3; COG:T; COG:Z): MSTTGIGNLSTLIKRLEAATSRLEDIAIAQAGHAPVPSEAPAVAPVAETTREAPTTDALAVSAWDADVGPALAKFVEASAAIGTLVAEQAAEVQAAFGHTRDIVQTATVCKLPADGMASPAVAPLLQPLQGSIQRIVELREKNRGEKALFNHLSTVSEGIPALGWIAVEKTPAPYTADMKESAEFFANRVIKEHKDGDKKHVVWARSFTSLLDTLRAYVKAHHTTGLVWNASGQDLASYAKGGASDVPPPPPPPPAGIPPPPPAPPAAGAAPAAGGMDAVFGQINQGENITRSLRRVDASEMTHKNPTLRKDAPVVAEKPTALSAAPAAAPKKKPASKVLEGNKWTVENYVKEQIVIDQTELSHTINVFNCDECVIEVRGKVNAVSLVSCKKTSVLLNTLVSSLEITRCQSFTAQITGQTPTVLVDNTDGGQIYLSDDGLGTEVVTSKSSALNVSIPVVGVPGEYEELPLPEQLMHTFARKDRATVTTHVVQHAG, from the exons ATGAGCACGACCGGGATTGGGAATCTGAGCACGCTCATCAAGCG ACTCGAGGcggccacgtcgcggcTGGAGGACATTGCGATTGCGCAGGCGGGCCATGcgcccgtgccgagcgaggcgccggccgtcgccCCCGTCGCCGAGACCACGCGggaggcgccgacgaccgacgcgctcgcggtgaGCGCGTGGGACGCGGACGTGGGCCCTGCGCTGGCCAAGTTTGTCGAGGCGAGTGCGGCCATCGGTACGCttgtcgccgagcaggcggccgaggtgcaggcgGCGTTTGGGCACACGCGCGACATTGTGCAGACGGCGACCGTGTGCAAGCTGCCGGCCGACGGCAtggcgtcgccggccgtcgcgccgctcctgcaGCCGCTGCAGGGGTCGATtcagcgcatcgtcgagctgcgggAAAAGAACCGCGGCGAAAAGGCGCTCTTTAACCACCTCAGCACGGTCAGCGAAGGCATCCCCGCGCTCGGCTGGATCGCCGTCGAAAAGACCCCCGCGCCGTACACTGCGGACATGAAGGAGAGCGCCGAGTTCTTCGCGAATCGTGTCATTAAGGAGCACAAGGATGG CGACAAGAAGCACGTCGTGTGGGCACGCTCGTTTACGTCGCTCCTGgacacgctgcgtgcgtaCGTCAAGGCGCACCACACGACCGGCCTTGTCTGGAACGCCAGCGGCCAGGACCTTGCGAGCTACGCGaagggcggcgcgtcggacgtgccgccgccgccgccgccgccgcccgccggcattcctccgccgccgccggcgccgcccgcggcgggcgccgcgccggccgccggcgggaTGGACGCCGTGTTTGGGCAGATCAACCAGGGCGAGAACATcacgcgctccttgcgccgTGTCGACGCGAGTGAGATGACGCACAAGAATcccacgctgcgcaaggatgcgccggtcgtcgccgagaaGCCCACGGCGCTTtccgcggcgcctgcggctGCCCCGAAGAAGAAGCCCGCGTccaaggtgctcgagggGAACAAGTGGACGgtc GAAAACTATGTCAAGGAGCAGATCGTCATTGACCAGACCGAGCTCAGCCACACGATCAACGTGTTCAACTGCGACGAGTGCGTGATTGAAGTGCGCGGCAAGGTGAATGCCGTCTCCCTCG TCTCGTGCAAAAAGACGTCGGTGCTGCTCAACACGCTcgtctcgtcgctcgagatCACCCGGTGCCAGTCGTTCACCGCGCAGATCACCGGCCAGACGCCCACGGTCCTCGTGGACAACACGGACGGCGGCCAGATCTACCTGTCCGACGACGGTCTCGGGACCGAAGTCGTGACGTCCaagagcagcgcgctgAACGTGAGCATTCCCGTGGTCGGCGTCCCGGGCGAGTACGAGGAGCTGCCGCTGCCCGAGCAGCTCATGCACACATTCGCGCGCAAGGACCGCGCCACGGTCACGACgcacgtcgtgcagcacgccggcTAG
- the NDC80 gene encoding kinetochore-associated Ndc80 complex subunit ndc80 (COG:D; BUSCO:EOG092619RJ; EggNog:ENOG503NUWD), producing MSQPRRMTLASLDTNQPAAAPKAMKPPPVSNRPRMSVVRRQSALPPTTSPRRSIARPSMSGRRSFAGRLSMVPGMSVPAVPAKDMRLRSKAARPMMEADLSAFLDRTGFVTPHANHNSRLVHEPTQQAFMDMFKHVYRVCIDGEYKFDEGKKFDDETQQLLRDLQYPFLEDLTKTKLMAAGSHQNWPVCLAMLDWIVRMGTMLNSVGYGPLERTDDNELHAIFFPYLWRCYDLFWTQEVDEFPQQTAELKESFRAKNQELATSTADLEAQHAALQGEYNRLMHAWPRVREEKEGKVLLKDIHAFNDYRETKLLPRMEKTRRHIARLEAEVAETVDELQHKRRELARAASEVEAQGVSDDAYERLAAEREQLTSLLQDIQAQRKGAHERCDKTEVELTRKQDLVESRLAAFHKGAERIALAMPDGVQRAQIALHPAHPTTMLPPGVSMSPVLAKIKDAHTRHTTRATDLESERAARAAAGEALRADVVRLHREHRAREKRLAALSDELATLTRDAADEESAAAKLIAQKRTFVQGQHQASAARLQHAKGRLAEVEAELAQLDEGLQAERQAIDCDMYDALHTLLDLKELVKNGLQEIEYAVTAQSKP from the coding sequence ATGTCGCAGCCACGGCGCATGACGCTTGCGTCGCTGGACACGAACCagcctgcggcggcgcccaaggcgatgaagccgccgccggttTCGAATAGACCACGTATGTCGGTGGTGCGGCGGCAGAGCGCGCTTCCCCCCACCACGTCCCCCCGCCGCTCGATCGCACGGCCCTCGATGTCTGGGCGCCGCTCGTTTGCCGGGCGCTTGTCGATGGTGCCCGGGATGAGCGTCCCTGCGGTGCCCGCCAAGGAcatgcgcctgcgcagcaaggcggcgcgcccgatGATGGAGGCGGACCTGTCGGCCTTTTTGGACCGCACCGGCTTTGTGACGCCCCACGCGAACCACAACTCGCGACTCGTGCATGAGCCGACGCAGCAGGCGTTTATGGACATGTTCAAGCATGTGTACCGTGTGTGCATTGACGGGGAGTACAAGTTTGACGAGGGCAAAAAGTTTGACGACGAGAcgcagcagctgctgcgtgaTCTGCAGTACCCCTTCCTCGAGGACCTGACCAAGACCAAGCTCATGGCCGCCGGCTCGCACCAGAACTGGCCGGTGTGCCTCGCGATGCTCGACTGGATCGTGCGCATGGGCACGATGCTAAACTCGGTCGGCTACGGGCCCCTggagcgcaccgacgacAATGAGCTGCACGCCATCTTTTTCCCCTACCTCTGGCGGTGCTACGACCTGTTTTGGACGCAGGAGGTCGACGAATTTCCGCAGCAGACGGCCGAGCTCAAGGAGAGCTTCCGCGCAAAGAACCAAGAGCTCGCCACGAGCAccgccgacctcgaggcgcagcacgccgcgctccaagGCGAGTACAACCGCCTGATGCACGCCtggccgcgcgtgcgcgaggagaaAGAGGGCAAGGTCCTCCTGAAAGATATCCACGCCTTTAATGACTACCGCGAGACCAAGCTCCTTCCCCGCATGGAAAAGACGCGGCGGCATAtcgcgcggctcgaggccgaggtcgccgagaccgtcgacgagctccagcacaagcggcgcgagctggcgcgcgcagcgagcgaggtcgaggcACAGGGCGTGTCGGACGACGcgtacgagcgcctcgccgccgagcgcgagcagctcacGAGCCTCCTCCAGGACATCCAGGCGCAGCGAAAAGGCGCACACGAGCGGTGCGACAAGACCGAGGTCGAGCTTACGCGGAAGCAGGACCTGGTCGAgtcgcgcctcgccgcatTCCACAagggcgccgagcgcatcgcacTCGCGATGCCCGATggcgtgcagcgtgcgcagatCGCCCTGCACCCCGCGCATCCGACGACGATGCTGCCGCCGGGGGTGAGCATGTCCCCGGTCCTCGCCAAGATCAAGGACGCGCATACCCGCCACACCACGCGCGCGACCGACCTCGAGtcggagcgcgccgcacgcgcggccgccggcgaggcgctgcgcgccgacgtcgtgcgccttcaccgcgagcaccgcgcgcgggagaagcgcctcgcggcgctctccgacgagctcgccacgctgacgcgcgacgcggcggacgaGGAGAGTGCCGCGGCGAAGCTCATTGCCCAAAAGCGCACGTTTGTCCAGGGCCAGCACcaggcgagcgccgcgcggctgcagcacgcaaagggccgcctcgccgaggtcgaggcggagcttgcgcagctcgacgagggtCTCCAGGCGGAACGCCAGGCGATCGACTGCGACATGTACGACGCACTCCATACCCTCCTCGACCTCAAGGAGCTCGTCAAGAACGGGCTGCAAGAGATCGAGTACGCCGTCACGGCGCAGTCCAAGCCATAG
- a CDS encoding uncharacterized protein (COG:G; CAZy:GH5; EggNog:ENOG503NUZ4), with protein sequence MLDVRETLRDAHGRQVLLRGVNLGGTSKSPAGVGSYQKQKEGECTFVGRPVPLDEADTHLARLRQWGFTALRYVFTWEALEHDGPGVYDREYIAYTVEVLRRARAHGFYVVMDPHQDLFSRFAGGSGAPVWALYAAGLDPEALHETHAALLHDAWDPPKDYPPMIWATNYHRLACLTLFTLFFAGDTFAKRCTIDDEPIQGWLQRHFLGAVAQLVTAVREADLLDECVIGWDSLNEPHPGLVGADLRARPGPMRQGPMPTPFESMLLGEGEAVTLPTYTFGALGARHTGSVHVAPKRGVWLTADADAARGAGRYGWRRGAARPGCVWAQHGVWDTESKTLLQPDYFRADFVEGFWLPHWAVYTRLVRSIHARAILFVQPPVFAPPPHAIRALLDERACSSAHFYDGLTLVTKRWHSFNADGVGILRGAYSHVLFALALGRRAVRACLARQLARLAADVAERMGPYPFLVGETGVPMDMGDATYAEQAHAMDATLAACDANLLGYFLWTYTADHSSEWGDRWNGEDLSLWSPHGPDARWAYARGARAIDAWCRPYARAVPGRLTHLAFDMTSKVFAVSFSTGALPAVVEARTAEIYLPYIHYGRADARGALSIDVTASDGDWTCTDQLLLWRIDADRSEHTLRVRRVE encoded by the exons ATGTTGGACGTACGCGAAAcgctccgcgacgcgcacggacGTCAAGtgctcctgcgcggcgtgaACCTGGGGGGGACCAGCAAGAGCCCCGCCGGCGTGGGGTCGTACCAGAAGCAGAAAGAGGGGGAGTGTACATTTGTAGGGCGCCCagtgccgctcgacgaggcggacaCGCACTTGGCGCGGCTCAGGCAATGGGGCTTCACGGCGCTCCGATACGTCTTTACGTGGGAAGcactcgagcacgacgggCC AGGCGTATACGACCGGGAGTACATTGCGTATAccgtcgaggtgctcagGCGCGCCAGAGCACACGGATTCTATGTCGTGATGGATCCGCACCAGGACTTG TTCTCGCGCTTTGCGGGGGGGTCCGGCGCACCGGTGTGGGCATTGTATGCGGCCGGACTCGATCCAGAGGCACTCCAcgagacgcacgccgccttGCTCCACGACGCGTGGGACCCGCCAAAGGACTATCCTCCCATGATATGGGCGACCAACTaccaccgcctcgcgtgcCTCACGCTCTTTACCTTGTTCTTTGCCGGGGATACGTTCGCCAAAAGGTGCacgatcgacgacgagcccaTCCAGGGATGGCTGCAGCGCCATTTCTTGGGGGccgtcgcccagctcgtcacggccgtgcgcgaggcggacctCTTGGACGAGTGTGTCATCGGATGGGATAGCCTCAACGAGCCGCATCcgggcctcgtcggcgcagacctgcgcgcgcggccagGGCCCATGCGCCAGGGGccgatgccgacgccgtTTGAAAGcatgctcctcggcgagggaGAGGCCGTCACGCTGCCCACCTACACGTtcggcgcactcggcgcgcggcacacgggcagcgtgcacgtcgcgccgaaACGAGGCGTGTGGCTcacggccgacgccgacgccgctcggGGGGCAGGCCGCTACGgctggcgccgcggcgcggcgcggccgggcTGCGTCTGGGCCCAGCACGGCGTGTGGGACACAGAGTCCAAGACGCTCTTGCAGCCCGACTACTTTCGTGCAGACTTTGTCGAGGGATTCTGGCTGCCGCACTGGGCCGTGTATACGCGCCTCGTTCGCAGCATCCATGCACGGGCCATCCTCTTTGTCCAGCCGCCCGtctttgcgccgccgccgcacgcgatccgcgcgctgctcgacgagcgcgcatGCTCAAGCGCGCACTTTTACGACGGCCTGACGCTCGTCACCAAGCGCTGGCACTCGTTCAACGCGGACGGCGTGGGAatcctgcgcggcgcctaCTCGCACGTCCTCtttgcgctggcgctcgggcggcgcgcggtgcgcgcgtgcctcgcgcggcagcttgcgcgcctcgcggccgacgtcgcggaGCGCATGGGGCCGTACCCTTTCCTGGTCGGCGAGACGGGCGTGCCGATGGATATGGGCGACGCAACCtatgccgagcaggcgcacgcaatggacgcgacgctcgccgcgtgcgacgcCAACCTGCTCGGGTACTTTTTGTGGACGTACACTGCGGACCACTCGTCCGAGTGGGGCGACCGCTGGAACGGCGAGGACCTCTCGCTCTGGTCGCCGCACGGACCCGACGCGCGGTGGGCGTATGCGCGCGGTGCCCGCGCGATCGACGCATGGTGCCGGCCGTACGCCCGCGCGGTGCCTGGGCGCCTCACGCACCTCGCCTTTGACATGACATCGAAAGTGTTTGCCGTGTCCTTTTCCACCGGCGCCCTCCCTGCTGTTGTCGAGGCACGGACCGCCGAGATCTATCTGCCGTACATCCACTATggccgcgccgatgcgcgcggcgcgctgtcgATCGACGTCACCGCCTCTGACGGCGACTGGACGTGCACAGACCAGCTGCTCTTGTGGCGCATCGACGCCGACCGATCCGAGCacacgctgcgcgtgcgccgcgtggaATAG
- the RNR2 gene encoding ribonucleoside-diphosphate reductase (COG:F; EggNog:ENOG503NW0V; TransMembrane:1 (o219-240i)) translates to MSVTATPSKKVAESFSKIDVGASPTKNAAKPVAKEEEEEDKSAQPDHVYGKFVGEVDLPEEEEPLLIENNRRFVLFPIRYHEIWQMYKKAEASFWTAEEIDLSKDLHDWDNRMTDNERHFVSHVLAFFAASDGIVNENLLERFSSEVQAAEARCFYGFQIMMENIHSETYSLLIDTYIREPDQRDFLFNAIETIPVVKQKAEWALRWINDRRASFSERLVAFAAVEGIFFSGSFASIFWLKKRGLMPGLAFSNELISRDEGLHTDFACLLFGHLKKRAHPDTVNKIITEAVSIEQDFLTDALPVSLIGMNARLMCQYIEFVADRLLVALGNSKHYNSTNPFDFMENISLQGKSNFFERKVADYAKAGVARPDDDEAVPKSGNAHGFSLEEDF, encoded by the coding sequence ATGTCCGTTACTGCGACTCCCTCCAAGAAGGTTGCCGAGAGCTTCTCCAAGATTGACgtgggcgcgtcgccgaccaagAACGCTGCCAAGCCCGTCGCcaaggaagaggaggaggaagacAAGAGTGCCCAGCCCGACCATGTCTACGGCAAGTTTGTGGGCGAGGTCGACCTgcccgaggaggaggagcctCTTCTGATTGAGAACAACCGCCGCTTTGTGCTCTTCCCCATCCGCTACCACGAGATCTGGCAGATGTACAAGAAGGCCGAGGCCTCGTTCTGGACCGCCGAGGAGATTGACCTCTCCAAGGACCTGCACGACTGGGACAACCGCATGACGGACAACGAGCGTCACTTTGTGAGCCACGTCCTTGCGTTCTTTGCCGCGTCGGACGGTATCGTGAACGAGAacctcctcgagcgcttctcgtccgaggtgcaggccgccgaggcccgcTGCTTCTACGGTTTCCAGATCATGATGGAGAACATCCACTCGGAGACCTACTCGCTCCTGATCGACACCTACATCCGCGAGCCCGACCAACGCGACTTCCTCTTCAACGCCATCGAGACCATCCCCGTGGTGAAGCAAAAGGCCGAGtgggcgctgcgctggatcaacgaccgccgcgcctcgttctcggagcgcctcgtggcCTTTGCCGCGGTCGAGGGCATCTTCTTCTCGGGCTCCTTTGCCTCGATCTTTTGGCTGAAGAAGCGCGGCCTGATGCCGGGTCTCGCCTTCTCGAACGAGCTCATCTCGCGTGACGAGGGTCTGCACACCGACTTTGCGTGCCTGCTCTTTGGCCACCtcaagaagcgcgcgcaccCCGACACCGTGAACAAGATCATCACCGAGGCCGTCTCGATCGAGCAAGACTTTTTGACGGATGCGCTCCCGGTGTCGCTCATTGGCATGAACGCCCGTCTGATGTGCCAGTACATTGAGTTTGTTGCGGACCGCCTgcttgtcgcgctcggcaactCGAAGCACTACAACTCGACGAACCCCTTCGACTTTATGGAGAACATCTCGCTCCAGGGCAAGTCGAACTTTTtcgagcgcaaggtcgCCGACTACGCCAAGGCGGGTGTCGCGCGcccggacgacgacgaggcggtgccCAAGTCGGGCAACGCACACGGCttctcgctcgaggaggactTTTAA
- a CDS encoding glutathione transferase (COG:O; EggNog:ENOG503Q4KV) gives MASYRLFYWPQIPGRGEFVRLAFAAAKVPLPEVNDVGKLVALTSADGGVAGHEPQFAVPVLEVQPERQAPFYLSQTGNILQFVAKRFGLDGEQPGVESDVTHAQVLQFTLTGLDWALEAHNVHHPISVALYYEDQKPEALRYTQAFVHERIPKFAKHFQAALTLNRQRHNVRRLVGTKTSVADLVLFQVLEGLRFAHPRAMQRLQDSGDAADLEPFRAELAEELKEYLGSARRRPFSDGLFRYYSELDL, from the exons ATGGCCTCCTACCGCCTATTTTACTGGCCGCAGATTCCCGGTCGTGGCGAGTTTGTGCGTCTTGCGTtcgccgcggccaaggTGCCGCTGCCCGAGGTGAATGACGTGGGGAAGCTCGTTGCACTTACGTCGGCGGACGGTGGCGTAGCCGGGCACGAGCCCCAGTTTGcggtgccggtgctcgaagtgcagcccgagcgccaggcgccgtTCTACCTGAGCCAGACGGGCAACATTTTGCAGTTTGTTGCGAAGCGTTTTGGCCTGGACGGCGAGCAGCCCGGCGTCGAGTCCGACGTGACGCACGCGCAAGTCCTCCAGTTTACGCTCACCGGCCTCGACTGGGCGCTGGAGGCGCACAATGTGCACCACCCCAT TTCTGTCGCGCTCTACTACGAAGACCAGaagcccgaggcgctgcggtACACGCAAGCCTttgtgcacgagcgcatcccCAAGTTTGCCAAG CACTTTCAAGCCGCGCTCACGCTGAACCGCCAGCGGCAcaacgtgcgccgcctcgtcggcaccAAGACGAGCGTTGCGGACCTCGTCCTGTtccaggtgctcgagggCCTGCGCTTTGCGCACCCCCGCGCGATGCAGCGCCTTCAAGACTCGGGCGATGCCGCGGACCTCGAGCCCttccgtgccgagctcgccgaggagctcaaAGAGTACCTCGGCagtgcacggcgccgccccTTTAGCGATGGTCTTTTCCGTTACTATTCCGAGTTGGATCTATAG